In Mycoplasma sp. Mirounga ES2805-ORL, a single window of DNA contains:
- a CDS encoding glycine--tRNA ligase, whose translation MLKNEEKDVNKIIAHLKNSGFVFQGSEIYGGLANTWDYGPVGSLLKDNIAKEWKKFFIFKEENNHLIDSKILMNPNVWKTSGHVSNFNDPLIENKVNGKRYRADKLIAEIDPTIIPETLSFEQMKDFLVKNLKKYEGDKTDWTDIKKFNLMFETKQGVTEESKSLIYLRPETAQGIMVNFKNVLRATRSKLPMGIGQVGKSFRNEVTPGNFIFRTREFEQMELEVFCYPDQAKATHEYYIQKAVDFVKKLGIKENNFRIRAHDKEELSHYSDATSDIEYKFPFGWGELLGIANRTNFDLRSHSEATGEKLEYLDPITNEKFIPYVIEPSMGLDRLMFAIIIDAYDEEQLDNETRLVLRLDKKLAPYRVAILPLQKKLSEEAKKIYDSLIEQNIIAVFDETGSIGKRYRRQDSIGTPYCITFDFDSLEDNCVTIRDRDSMKQERIQISKIGDFIK comes from the coding sequence ATGTTAAAAAATGAAGAAAAAGATGTGAATAAAATAATTGCGCACTTAAAAAATTCTGGATTCGTTTTTCAAGGAAGCGAAATTTATGGAGGTTTAGCAAATACTTGGGACTATGGTCCAGTAGGTTCATTATTAAAAGATAATATTGCAAAGGAATGAAAAAAATTTTTTATTTTTAAAGAAGAAAATAATCACCTTATCGATTCAAAAATATTAATGAATCCAAATGTATGAAAAACAAGTGGTCACGTTTCTAACTTTAATGATCCTTTAATTGAAAATAAGGTTAATGGTAAGAGATATCGTGCTGATAAATTAATCGCTGAAATTGATCCAACAATTATTCCTGAAACGCTTTCATTTGAACAAATGAAAGACTTTTTAGTTAAGAACTTAAAAAAATATGAAGGCGATAAAACTGACTGGACTGATATTAAAAAATTTAACTTGATGTTTGAAACGAAGCAAGGCGTTACTGAAGAAAGCAAAAGTTTAATTTATTTAAGACCAGAAACTGCCCAAGGCATTATGGTTAATTTTAAAAATGTTTTACGTGCCACTAGATCTAAATTACCTATGGGTATTGGTCAAGTTGGTAAAAGTTTTAGAAATGAAGTTACACCAGGAAATTTTATATTTAGAACTCGTGAATTTGAACAAATGGAATTGGAAGTATTTTGCTATCCTGACCAAGCAAAAGCAACACATGAATACTATATTCAAAAAGCAGTTGATTTTGTAAAAAAATTAGGTATTAAAGAAAATAATTTCAGAATAAGAGCTCATGATAAAGAAGAATTATCACATTATTCTGATGCAACTAGTGACATTGAATATAAGTTTCCTTTTGGATGAGGGGAACTTTTGGGTATTGCTAACAGAACGAACTTTGATTTAAGATCTCACTCAGAAGCGACTGGAGAAAAATTAGAATATTTAGATCCAATAACAAACGAAAAATTTATACCTTATGTTATTGAACCATCAATGGGTTTAGACAGATTAATGTTTGCAATTATTATTGATGCTTATGACGAAGAACAATTAGATAATGAAACACGTCTTGTGTTAAGATTAGACAAAAAACTAGCACCATACAGAGTTGCAATTTTACCTCTACAAAAGAAATTGAGTGAAGAAGCTAAGAAAATTTATGACTCTTTAATCGAACAAAATATAATTGCTGTTTTTGATGAAACAGGCTCAATTGGTAAACGTTATAGAAGACAAGATTCTATTGGAACTCCTTATTGTATAACATTTGATTTTGATTCATTAGAAGATAATTGTGTGACTATTAGAGATCGTGATTCAATGAAGCAAGAAAGAATTCAAATTAGTAAAATAGGAGACTTTATAAAATAA
- a CDS encoding MAG3090 family protein, protein MKRLNCTYEFKSDNEYPWLLKHPKIKEGLAKFKTRSDALEWYMLLNFETAIWFQNEKRIFAGQLTIDSNKDKSKWFNYIKTAGFDGGATYSGICNELNIDPFTFKHDDSNAIERFDNLDFVLISDPETYFPEKLEVKKKAKSKDVVDVDQIKSKYQAQIDELMKQINQNSAEVDRDLEELKNALNQKEVDFEDLNAKIEQLKNANNTYEKLVHIEYKSLSSNDLVGAVAVYNDKLNEIIENLKNTTTTRKDFAKIEENIKNFDNDICQIKNKDSLKHKLVLDKLYEEFTFASKKLLNEIQIDESLDNGEDISATFMDSKNNEVKKIAFETSYVLVDLKFVTFVPKDKYNYEIPETGVRSRYSITVVNSDDQTKTTTISSDLHSEDKKPESSDINKQKIKSLPNKNVIHSAINMSDSEFDNMQSQKENEDLTKTMLIKRLTKKEEFEKAKDSNIRPLVQVFPGEDLELEVISKSRETEIALPGNLKDIKEEIVYKKVSSSNNDNKIDGDSNNVFKAIEAENNGLDEILELEEESEVEDPEEILSNYEFCELTPIKILSLEGDPKQIKEEIFYKKVTPYYKKSKLNNYAKNEEIGFVNTNEITDSNSIKVTKKRKSKQKEVGFSLLIVLLIILITAIVLLLLNHFHVISITNWIESIKKIFNK, encoded by the coding sequence ATGAAAAGATTAAATTGTACATATGAATTTAAGAGCGATAATGAATATCCATGATTATTAAAACATCCAAAAATTAAAGAAGGTTTAGCAAAATTTAAAACAAGAAGTGATGCGCTTGAATGATACATGCTTCTTAATTTTGAAACAGCTATTTGATTCCAAAATGAAAAAAGAATATTTGCTGGTCAATTGACAATTGACTCAAATAAAGATAAGTCCAAATGATTTAATTACATAAAAACTGCAGGTTTTGATGGAGGAGCAACATATTCTGGAATTTGTAACGAATTAAATATTGATCCTTTCACTTTCAAACATGATGATAGCAACGCAATTGAAAGATTTGACAATCTTGACTTTGTTTTAATTTCTGACCCTGAAACATACTTCCCAGAAAAACTTGAAGTAAAGAAAAAAGCTAAGAGTAAAGACGTTGTTGATGTTGATCAAATTAAATCAAAATATCAAGCACAAATCGATGAGCTTATGAAGCAAATAAACCAAAATAGCGCCGAAGTTGATCGTGATTTAGAAGAATTAAAAAATGCTTTGAATCAAAAAGAAGTGGACTTTGAAGATTTAAATGCAAAAATAGAACAATTAAAAAATGCAAATAACACATATGAAAAATTAGTACATATTGAATATAAATCACTAAGTAGTAATGATTTAGTTGGTGCAGTAGCAGTTTATAATGATAAATTAAATGAAATTATTGAAAATTTAAAAAATACAACAACAACAAGAAAAGATTTTGCAAAAATAGAAGAAAATATTAAGAATTTTGATAATGATATTTGTCAAATAAAAAATAAAGATAGTCTTAAACATAAGTTAGTTTTAGATAAACTATATGAAGAATTCACCTTTGCAAGTAAAAAATTACTTAATGAAATTCAAATTGATGAATCATTAGATAATGGTGAAGATATATCCGCAACTTTTATGGATTCAAAAAATAATGAAGTTAAAAAAATTGCATTTGAGACTTCTTATGTTCTTGTTGACTTAAAGTTTGTAACTTTTGTGCCAAAAGATAAATACAATTATGAAATTCCTGAAACCGGTGTTCGTTCAAGATATTCAATCACAGTTGTTAATAGTGATGATCAAACAAAAACAACTACAATTTCTTCTGACTTGCATTCTGAGGATAAAAAACCAGAATCTAGTGATATTAACAAACAAAAAATTAAATCATTACCTAATAAAAATGTTATACATAGTGCAATAAATATGTCTGATTCTGAATTTGATAATATGCAAAGCCAAAAAGAAAATGAAGATTTGACAAAAACAATGTTAATAAAAAGATTAACTAAAAAAGAAGAATTTGAAAAAGCTAAAGATAGTAATATAAGACCATTAGTTCAAGTATTTCCTGGTGAGGATTTAGAATTAGAAGTAATTAGTAAATCGAGAGAAACTGAAATAGCTTTACCAGGCAATTTGAAAGATATAAAAGAAGAAATAGTTTATAAAAAAGTTTCCTCTTCTAATAATGACAATAAAATTGATGGTGATTCAAATAATGTTTTTAAAGCAATTGAAGCTGAAAACAACGGTTTAGATGAAATATTAGAACTAGAAGAGGAAAGCGAAGTTGAAGATCCAGAAGAAATATTAAGTAATTACGAATTTTGCGAACTAACTCCTATAAAAATCTTGAGTTTGGAAGGCGATCCAAAACAAATTAAAGAAGAAATTTTTTACAAAAAAGTGACACCGTATTACAAAAAATCAAAACTTAATAATTATGCAAAGAATGAAGAAATAGGTTTTGTTAACACAAATGAAATAACTGATTCTAATTCAATTAAAGTTACTAAAAAACGTAAATCAAAACAAAAAGAAGTCGGATTCTCATTGCTTATAGTTTTACTTATAATTCTAATTACCGCAATCGTTCTATTGTTACTTAATCATTTTCATGTTATTAGTATTACTAATTGAATTGAATCTATTAAAAAAATATTTAATAAATAA
- the tsaB gene encoding tRNA (adenosine(37)-N6)-threonylcarbamoyltransferase complex dimerization subunit type 1 TsaB: MKLYLDTANSDFVISIFDNNFKEVESIKLLNYQKKVNLIPEKTKEILKLTNTKITDYDCFYINIGPGFFTGVRISLVYLRTIALIYNIKIKTISSMQILARQNPAKTEFAINANGGKYYSYKRTKELFNINQVTLEKGELNSYDAIDHDLFIKNFKYFESDFKDYKDLMDIEPYYIKLPQIGAKK; encoded by the coding sequence ATGAAATTATATTTAGATACTGCAAATAGTGATTTTGTAATTTCTATTTTTGATAACAATTTTAAAGAAGTCGAAAGTATAAAACTTTTAAATTATCAAAAGAAAGTAAATCTAATTCCGGAAAAAACTAAAGAAATACTTAAATTAACTAATACAAAAATAACTGATTATGATTGTTTTTATATAAATATAGGACCTGGATTCTTTACGGGTGTTAGAATTTCTTTAGTTTATTTAAGAACAATTGCATTAATTTACAACATCAAGATTAAAACAATATCATCAATGCAAATACTAGCTAGACAAAATCCAGCAAAAACAGAATTTGCAATTAATGCAAATGGTGGAAAATATTATTCATACAAAAGAACAAAAGAATTATTTAATATAAATCAAGTTACTTTAGAAAAAGGCGAACTCAATAGTTATGATGCGATTGACCATGATTTATTTATTAAGAATTTTAAATATTTTGAAAGTGATTTTAAGGATTATAAAGACTTAATGGATATTGAACCATACTATATCAAACTACCACAAATAGGAGCTAAAAAATAA
- the tsaE gene encoding tRNA (adenosine(37)-N6)-threonylcarbamoyltransferase complex ATPase subunit type 1 TsaE, with protein sequence MNQNSTKKENKLYIHSKLFQIKNESDVFFVAEFVLQNLTKSKIILLNGDLGAGKTTLVKHIAKLINIKEPITSPTFNYMKNYEGLIHIDAYHLSEDLAEFEDYYENNIVAIEWADNIQHNYSNYLDIKITHNLANQSHDFLIKVVK encoded by the coding sequence ATGAATCAAAATTCGACAAAAAAAGAGAATAAATTATATATTCACTCTAAATTATTTCAAATAAAAAATGAGAGTGATGTTTTTTTTGTAGCGGAGTTTGTTTTGCAAAATTTAACTAAGTCTAAAATTATTTTGCTAAATGGAGACTTAGGTGCTGGTAAGACAACCCTTGTTAAACACATTGCTAAATTAATAAACATTAAAGAACCAATAACTAGTCCAACTTTCAATTACATGAAAAATTATGAGGGACTAATTCATATAGATGCCTATCATTTAAGTGAAGATTTGGCAGAATTTGAAGATTATTATGAGAATAATATTGTCGCAATAGAATGAGCTGATAATATCCAACATAATTATTCTAATTATTTAGATATTAAAATAACTCATAACTTAGCAAATCAAAGTCATGATTTTTTAATAAAGGTGGTTAAATAA
- a CDS encoding UU173 family protein, translating to MMTSSLNKKNDIKYINEGNYINSYIYQPFFIWYSKKSDDELVPQIDKYGYKLYENVNDKEFLENIKIDDDDLEKDRKDIEWFSSEFTKIQYDWNYDSQAKSVFNKLNEQAISLIINEFKVKNNREPKIVYLDSFNDKDVIIQKMNEYLTNNEYDLIAYPILLLKHSTRENVDFYLKSQPLIYDKIDKTFYSMKVTTSSNVREYIKADFLYHLAQKMNIKVRNIKFLILNKYEKTIKKGVVPFKIIEAANGAKSSTSTSINKNSKGDEEDKYLFAQYKNTGEFFSTEKYGKGFLTFMDSIQARKTFSNPTYNPIKVRDASYDKTSDKLFEKGLELRNFDNTIDSIVSAYFEKAPVYSWYGSLSLKDGISKYGENRYKNEIIDLALGSENYYSHNLLKTKYISKEYIDTFIDILYARKQIPNYFSNYAVKLLSDFHIKDKRIVWYDYEGVSSLIPIIDNCRPYQQLTNQVSIIETINGEIIKKNGQISNNIVKDPLNLSLVDLVDNIMNVYSNKADMYVVYSKAYENSRNMDVLKMVEQAYEKDLELQDYFKSNNLKGITDFQIIVSHINNNTFDLRDFFSNYDYNSDELLCFQTNLVKLENRESYDLMRYAEDDLKLVNIFSREEIAPILKPSKGNKIPLINIYELFGKTSIKLVEKLISRNKFDLIYGDLFKEYKNLDIKNGSMAMQTAIHRNLGNITDRVWEQEVAKLKVYCQNDVVMMLVAFSFIEKIIMDRFDKIKEYKFKLSPNQFYWIDINEGFTIKNK from the coding sequence ATGATGACATCATCTTTGAATAAAAAAAATGATATTAAATATATAAATGAAGGAAACTATATTAATAGTTATATATATCAACCATTCTTCATATGATATTCTAAAAAAAGTGATGATGAATTAGTTCCTCAAATTGACAAATATGGCTATAAATTATATGAAAACGTAAATGATAAAGAATTTCTAGAAAATATTAAAATTGACGATGATGACCTGGAAAAAGATCGAAAAGATATCGAATGATTTAGTTCAGAATTTACCAAAATTCAATATGATTGAAATTATGATTCTCAAGCTAAAAGTGTATTTAACAAATTAAATGAGCAAGCTATTAGTTTGATAATAAATGAGTTTAAAGTCAAAAATAATAGAGAACCTAAAATAGTTTATCTCGATAGTTTTAATGATAAAGATGTAATAATTCAAAAAATGAATGAATACTTAACAAATAATGAATATGATTTAATCGCATATCCTATTCTTTTGTTAAAGCACTCAACTAGAGAAAATGTTGATTTTTACTTAAAGTCGCAACCTTTAATATATGACAAAATTGATAAAACATTTTATTCTATGAAAGTTACAACTAGTTCAAATGTGCGTGAATATATAAAAGCTGATTTTTTATATCACTTAGCTCAAAAAATGAATATAAAAGTTAGAAATATAAAATTTTTAATTTTAAATAAATATGAAAAAACAATTAAAAAAGGTGTTGTTCCATTTAAAATAATTGAAGCTGCAAATGGTGCTAAATCTTCTACTAGTACTAGCATAAATAAAAATAGTAAAGGCGATGAAGAAGATAAATATCTTTTTGCTCAATATAAAAACACCGGAGAGTTTTTTTCAACGGAAAAATATGGAAAAGGTTTTTTAACCTTTATGGATAGTATTCAAGCCCGAAAAACCTTTTCAAACCCTACGTATAACCCTATAAAAGTTCGAGATGCGTCTTATGATAAAACTAGTGATAAACTTTTTGAAAAAGGACTTGAATTACGTAATTTCGATAATACAATAGATTCAATAGTTTCTGCTTATTTTGAAAAAGCACCAGTTTATTCATGATATGGTTCTTTGTCCTTAAAAGACGGTATAAGCAAATATGGAGAAAATAGATACAAAAATGAAATAATTGATTTAGCCCTAGGTAGTGAAAATTATTATTCTCATAATCTTTTAAAAACTAAATACATTAGCAAGGAGTACATCGATACTTTTATTGATATTTTATACGCAAGAAAGCAAATACCCAATTATTTTAGTAACTATGCTGTTAAACTTTTATCCGATTTTCATATAAAAGATAAGAGAATAGTTTGATATGACTATGAAGGTGTATCATCATTAATACCAATAATTGATAATTGTAGACCTTACCAACAACTTACTAATCAAGTATCAATTATCGAGACTATTAATGGTGAAATAATTAAAAAAAATGGACAAATATCTAATAATATAGTTAAAGATCCTCTTAATTTGTCATTAGTGGATTTAGTTGACAATATAATGAATGTTTATTCAAATAAGGCAGACATGTATGTTGTTTACTCTAAAGCATATGAGAATTCAAGAAATATGGATGTTTTAAAAATGGTTGAACAAGCTTATGAAAAGGATTTAGAATTACAAGATTATTTCAAGTCTAATAATTTAAAAGGGATTACAGATTTTCAAATTATTGTAAGTCATATAAATAATAATACTTTTGATTTAAGAGACTTTTTTAGTAATTATGACTACAACAGCGATGAACTATTATGTTTTCAAACAAATTTGGTTAAACTTGAAAATAGAGAAAGTTATGATCTAATGAGATATGCTGAAGATGATCTAAAATTAGTAAATATTTTTTCACGTGAAGAAATCGCACCAATATTGAAACCTAGCAAAGGTAATAAGATACCATTAATTAATATTTATGAATTATTTGGAAAAACTAGCATCAAACTAGTTGAGAAATTAATTTCTAGAAATAAATTTGATCTAATTTACGGTGATTTATTTAAAGAATATAAGAATTTAGATATCAAAAACGGATCGATGGCTATGCAAACGGCTATTCATCGTAATCTAGGCAATATTACAGATAGAGTATGGGAACAAGAGGTTGCTAAACTAAAAGTATATTGTCAAAATGATGTTGTTATGATGCTTGTAGCTTTTTCATTTATTGAAAAGATAATTATGGATAGATTTGATAAAATTAAAGAATATAAATTCAAGTTAAGTCCAAATCAATTTTATTGAATTGACATAAATGAAGGATTTACAATAAAAAATAAATAG
- the deoC gene encoding deoxyribose-phosphate aldolase: protein MKNTKYNQMIDHTYLKADATKKDIDKIIKEAKEYNFKTVCVNSSYVEYAKKELKGTTIGITSVIGFPLGACLTSAKAFEAKEAIKAGADEIDMVINIGKLKDKDYAYVLEDIKEVKKACGQNTLKVIIETALLNEDEIKKMTEIVMESGAEFIKTSTGFSTRGANLNDVKLMKSVCGDKLQIKAAGGISTYADLEAMADSGANRFGTSRSVSILEGTQGNKNDY, encoded by the coding sequence ATGAAAAATACAAAATATAATCAAATGATTGACCACACTTATTTAAAAGCGGATGCAACAAAAAAAGATATAGACAAAATTATCAAGGAAGCAAAAGAATATAACTTTAAAACAGTTTGTGTAAATTCTTCATATGTTGAATATGCTAAAAAAGAATTAAAAGGAACAACTATAGGTATCACATCGGTTATTGGTTTTCCATTAGGCGCATGTTTAACATCTGCTAAGGCTTTCGAAGCTAAAGAAGCAATAAAAGCTGGAGCGGATGAAATTGATATGGTTATAAACATCGGAAAATTAAAAGATAAAGATTATGCTTATGTTCTTGAAGATATTAAAGAAGTTAAAAAAGCTTGTGGACAAAATACATTAAAAGTTATTATTGAAACAGCTTTATTAAATGAAGATGAAATTAAGAAAATGACTGAAATAGTTATGGAATCAGGTGCTGAATTTATTAAGACATCTACAGGTTTTTCAACACGTGGTGCCAACCTTAATGATGTTAAATTAATGAAATCGGTTTGTGGAGATAAACTTCAAATTAAAGCAGCTGGCGGTATAAGTACATATGCTGATCTAGAGGCAATGGCAGATTCTGGCGCTAATCGTTTTGGAACTAGTCGTTCAGTTTCAATTTTAGAAGGAACTCAAGGTAACAAAAACGATTATTAA
- the tsaD gene encoding tRNA (adenosine(37)-N6)-threonylcarbamoyltransferase complex transferase subunit TsaD has protein sequence MKILGIETSHDDTSIALLEDGKIIDMVTISQIDIFKEFGGTIPELSSREHVKNINVIEKIFLKKHNLKEIDYIAYTEKPGLIGTLQIGYLFANALSLALDKPLIPINHLEGHFYSCAIEQEILYPSLCLLVSGGHTQLILVNDPFDIKIIGQTLDDAVGEAFDKVSSKLGLGFPGGPIIDKISKDYNGEIHKFTQPKTEGKYDFSFSGLKSQVINFYHNRIQRNEKIDEYQIAASFQDCAVNYLISKVREAMNQYQFNSLVLAGGVSANSRLRKDFLALSPKAIIPNLKYATDNGAMIAMCAYQQLLFKKR, from the coding sequence ATGAAAATATTAGGTATTGAAACAAGTCACGATGATACTTCTATAGCCTTATTAGAAGATGGCAAAATTATTGATATGGTAACCATAAGTCAAATTGATATTTTTAAAGAATTTGGTGGAACTATTCCTGAATTATCAAGTCGTGAACACGTTAAAAATATTAATGTTATTGAAAAAATATTTCTAAAAAAACATAATTTAAAAGAGATTGACTATATTGCTTATACTGAAAAACCTGGCTTGATCGGAACGCTTCAAATAGGTTACCTTTTTGCTAACGCATTATCACTAGCCTTAGATAAACCACTTATTCCAATTAATCACTTAGAAGGACACTTCTATTCTTGCGCAATCGAGCAAGAAATTTTGTATCCATCATTATGTTTATTAGTTTCTGGTGGACATACTCAATTAATTTTAGTTAACGATCCTTTTGATATTAAAATTATTGGGCAAACGTTAGATGATGCTGTAGGCGAAGCATTTGATAAAGTAAGTTCTAAATTAGGATTAGGTTTTCCTGGTGGTCCTATAATTGATAAAATTTCAAAAGATTATAATGGAGAAATACATAAATTTACACAACCTAAAACTGAAGGTAAATATGATTTTTCTTTTAGTGGTTTAAAGTCTCAAGTAATTAACTTTTATCACAATAGAATACAAAGAAATGAAAAAATTGATGAATATCAAATTGCTGCTAGTTTTCAAGATTGTGCAGTAAATTACTTAATATCAAAAGTTCGCGAAGCTATGAATCAATATCAATTCAATTCTCTTGTGCTAGCTGGCGGAGTTAGTGCTAATTCTAGATTAAGAAAAGATTTTCTAGCATTATCACCTAAGGCTATTATTCCTAATTTAAAATATGCGACAGATAATGGAGCTATGATTGCAATGTGTGCATATCAACAATTATTATTTAAAAAAAGATAA
- the dnaG gene encoding DNA primase yields the protein MDNKQENKNQLDELLTKVDIVDIISSFITLTKKGQSYLSLCPFHNDSNPSMHIDPKKQIYKCFACGAGGNVLKFLVNYKKITYSEAIKYLVDKYSLEVDPSLYYSAIKKPKYTEEELEILELIKKTNSFYKLELLKNINVSQEVKAFWDERGLTNDIANFFNIGYSSQGLFKTIFEKELKEKPDLLAKGGLIEPVKLKEFFYNRITFAITDSDNNIVGFSARTIDKNLKPKYINSPDNKFFQKSKILYNYYNAISNSRDDSIIITEGFFDVIALYKAGIKNSVCLMGTALTIEHLKLLDKKHVILFLDGDDAGINATIKSLELLISHNIKTSVVVNKSRKDPDEILNSSGSKFLISMINESINGLDFLYSYFKNKFNLISMQNNSLDALEGFNKDFDVFLKYTPDNIKNYYKEKFKKEFTFELQVNSEIAKNISVRENINSNYDNYYPEENGFQYMPSIPNQEDFLGESNSYSKPLLKKQNNSSFSKLDKVDVLFLYLLKHPDLVSLFIEKANQDIFDSFRVMDRDKKQEIKSEILEAIYNNTLYDNLNKFKEDYQKYDNDSYAIILNDFSSDSNDKEIIKSNFEDLYINAFRELSDNIFKNFYDKKEIISKNEKLYENKKELALTIKRIKESHDE from the coding sequence ATGGACAATAAACAAGAAAACAAAAATCAACTAGATGAACTATTAACTAAAGTTGACATAGTTGATATTATTTCTAGTTTTATAACTTTGACTAAAAAAGGTCAAAGTTATCTTTCATTATGTCCATTTCATAATGACTCAAACCCATCTATGCATATAGATCCTAAAAAGCAAATTTATAAATGTTTTGCTTGTGGAGCTGGCGGCAATGTCTTGAAATTTTTAGTTAATTATAAAAAAATTACATATTCAGAAGCCATTAAATATTTGGTTGACAAATATTCATTAGAAGTAGATCCTAGTTTATATTATTCAGCTATTAAAAAACCAAAATATACTGAAGAAGAACTAGAAATATTGGAGCTTATTAAAAAAACCAACTCCTTTTATAAATTGGAACTATTAAAAAACATAAATGTTAGTCAAGAAGTGAAAGCTTTTTGGGATGAAAGAGGCTTAACTAATGACATAGCCAATTTTTTTAATATAGGTTATAGTAGTCAAGGTTTATTTAAAACAATATTTGAAAAAGAATTAAAAGAAAAACCAGATTTATTAGCAAAGGGCGGTTTAATTGAACCTGTAAAATTAAAGGAATTTTTTTATAATAGAATTACTTTTGCAATAACCGATTCTGATAATAATATTGTAGGTTTTAGTGCAAGAACTATTGATAAAAACCTAAAACCCAAATATATAAATAGTCCAGATAATAAATTTTTTCAAAAATCTAAAATTCTCTATAACTACTATAATGCTATAAGCAACTCTCGTGACGATTCAATAATAATAACTGAAGGTTTTTTTGATGTTATTGCTTTATATAAAGCAGGAATTAAGAATAGCGTTTGTCTAATGGGGACAGCTTTAACTATTGAACACTTAAAATTATTAGATAAAAAACATGTTATTTTATTTTTAGATGGCGATGATGCAGGAATAAACGCAACAATTAAATCGCTAGAACTATTAATTAGTCATAATATCAAAACAAGTGTAGTTGTAAATAAATCAAGAAAAGATCCTGATGAAATTTTAAATTCATCTGGTTCAAAATTCTTAATAAGTATGATTAATGAATCTATAAACGGTTTAGATTTTCTTTATAGTTATTTTAAAAATAAATTTAATCTCATATCTATGCAAAATAATTCGCTTGATGCACTTGAAGGATTTAATAAAGATTTTGATGTATTTTTAAAATATACTCCAGATAATATTAAGAATTATTACAAAGAAAAATTTAAAAAAGAATTTACATTTGAGCTACAAGTAAATTCCGAGATTGCAAAAAATATAAGCGTTAGAGAAAATATTAATAGTAATTATGACAATTATTATCCTGAGGAAAATGGCTTTCAATATATGCCTTCAATTCCTAATCAAGAAGATTTTTTGGGTGAGAGTAATTCATATTCAAAACCTTTATTAAAAAAACAAAATAATTCTTCATTTTCGAAACTAGATAAAGTTGATGTTTTATTTTTATATTTGTTAAAACATCCTGATTTAGTATCATTATTTATTGAAAAAGCAAACCAAGATATCTTTGATTCCTTTAGAGTTATGGACAGGGATAAAAAACAAGAAATTAAAAGCGAAATTTTGGAAGCAATTTATAATAATACATTGTATGATAATTTAAATAAGTTTAAAGAGGACTATCAAAAATATGATAATGATTCATATGCTATAATTCTTAATGACTTTTCTTCGGATAGTAATGATAAAGAAATTATAAAGAGTAATTTTGAAGATTTATATATTAATGCATTTAGAGAATTATCAGATAATATATTTAAAAATTTTTATGATAAAAAAGAAATTATTTCTAAAAATGAAAAACTTTATGAAAACAAAAAAGAATTAGCACTAACCATTAAACGCATTAAGGAGAGCCATGACGAATAA